Proteins encoded in a region of the Pieris brassicae chromosome 3, ilPieBrab1.1, whole genome shotgun sequence genome:
- the LOC123706704 gene encoding PDZ and LIM domain protein 3 isoform X3 — translation MGRLHTFVVTLRRETRETNWGLRLVGGSDLATPLIVTRVTPGTPAGRDLTRGDIIAKVDDYDARDLRHEDAQNLFKNAKNQIKLVVQRSSSSPQYYSPSPSYMGRVTPSFYYTYEDSEREGPRGAPTHRSPIQNSVPPPFRTPSPKPGNAWRGPESLPRSTPLLQPQYSLQQEGEYRTVMLSPDSARNEDVVDESITSQPYRTTPLVLPGAKVRREPGPTESYLRHHPNPAMRAPPHHDYRDTLMRQKVVHKQFNSPINLYSEQNIANSIRQQTSPLPSKPYDPAKSDTYRVLQEQGLGDAHEVPTPQTKVFTAPATKQPVPPKISKEASQGKQTTFVNSLHEEHIIQSNAFKRLMYNVLGETEF, via the exons ATGGGGCGTCTGCATACATTCGTTGTGACATTGAGGCGAGAGACCCGGGAGACGAACTGGGGTCTTCGACTCGTGGGTGGATCCGATCTGGCAACACCACTCATCGTTACTCGG GTGACTCCTGGCACACCAGCTGGCCGCGATTTAACTAGAGGTGATATAATCGCGAAGGTTGATGACTACGATGCGAGGGACTTACGACATGAAGACGCGCAGAACCTTTTCAAAAACGccaaaaatcaaataaaacttGTTGTTCAAAG GAGCAGTTCAAGTCCTCAGTACTACAGTCCATCACCAAGTTACATGGGCAGAGTCACACCTTCCTTCTATTACACTTATGA GGACTCGGAGCGTGAAGGGCCAAGAGGCGCGCCTACGCATCGTTCTCCGATACAGAACTCTGTCCCACCACCGTTTAG gaCACCCAGCCCAAAGCCTGGTAACGCATGGCGCGGACCAGAGTCTCTTCCTCGCAGTACACCACTCCTACAGCCCCAGTATTCGTTGCAGCAAGAGGGAGAGTACAGAACTGTCATGTTATCTCCCGACTCCGCCAGGAATGAGGATGTTGTTGATGAGTCTATTACAAGCCAG CCATACAGGACCACGCCCCTGGTATTGCCAGGCGCGAAGGTCCGCCGTGAACCTGGACCCACAGAAAGCTATTTGCGACACCATCCCAACCCAGCCATGAGGGCACCACCGCACCACGATTACCGCGACACACTCATGAGGCAGaag GTTGTTCACAAGCAATTCAACTCTCCAATCAACTTGTACTCAGAACAGAACATAGCAAACTCTATCAGACAACAAACATCTCCTTTGCC CTCGAAGCCCTACGACCCGGCCAAGTCGGACACGTACCGAGTACTGCAGGAACAAGGTCTGGGGGACGCGCACGAAGTCCCAACACCGCAGACTAAGGTCTTCACGGCACCAGCCACTAAG CAACCGGTGCCACCAAAAATTTCGAAAGAGGCATCACAGGGAAAACAAACGACCTTC GTGAACTCATTACATGAAGAGCACATCATACAATCGAACGCGTTCAAACGTCTCATGTACAATGTTCTCGGGGAAACGGAATTCTAG
- the LOC123706704 gene encoding PDZ and LIM domain protein 1 isoform X6 — translation MGRLHTFVVTLRRETRETNWGLRLVGGSDLATPLIVTRVTPGTPAGRDLTRGDIIAKVDDYDARDLRHEDAQNLFKNAKNQIKLVVQRSSSSPQYYSPSPSYMGRVTPSFYYTYEDSEREGPRGAPTHRSPIQNSVPPPFRTPSPKPGNAWRGPESLPRSTPLLQPQYSLQQEGEYRTVMLSPDSARNEDVVDESITSQPYRTTPLVLPGAKVRREPGPTESYLRHHPNPAMRAPPHHDYRDTLMRQKVAESVLQRVVGEDANKVVHKQFNSPINLYSEQNIANSIRQQTSPLPSNGYGRPHVVKRQVFY, via the exons ATGGGGCGTCTGCATACATTCGTTGTGACATTGAGGCGAGAGACCCGGGAGACGAACTGGGGTCTTCGACTCGTGGGTGGATCCGATCTGGCAACACCACTCATCGTTACTCGG GTGACTCCTGGCACACCAGCTGGCCGCGATTTAACTAGAGGTGATATAATCGCGAAGGTTGATGACTACGATGCGAGGGACTTACGACATGAAGACGCGCAGAACCTTTTCAAAAACGccaaaaatcaaataaaacttGTTGTTCAAAG GAGCAGTTCAAGTCCTCAGTACTACAGTCCATCACCAAGTTACATGGGCAGAGTCACACCTTCCTTCTATTACACTTATGA GGACTCGGAGCGTGAAGGGCCAAGAGGCGCGCCTACGCATCGTTCTCCGATACAGAACTCTGTCCCACCACCGTTTAG gaCACCCAGCCCAAAGCCTGGTAACGCATGGCGCGGACCAGAGTCTCTTCCTCGCAGTACACCACTCCTACAGCCCCAGTATTCGTTGCAGCAAGAGGGAGAGTACAGAACTGTCATGTTATCTCCCGACTCCGCCAGGAATGAGGATGTTGTTGATGAGTCTATTACAAGCCAG CCATACAGGACCACGCCCCTGGTATTGCCAGGCGCGAAGGTCCGCCGTGAACCTGGACCCACAGAAAGCTATTTGCGACACCATCCCAACCCAGCCATGAGGGCACCACCGCACCACGATTACCGCGACACACTCATGAGGCAGaag GTGGCAGAATCGGTGCTACAGCGAGTTGTTGGTGAAGACGCGAATAAG GTTGTTCACAAGCAATTCAACTCTCCAATCAACTTGTACTCAGAACAGAACATAGCAAACTCTATCAGACAACAAACATCTCCTTTGCC CTCTAACGGCTACGGCCGCCCTCACGTTGTCAAGAGGCAAGTGTTTTACTAG
- the LOC123706704 gene encoding PDZ and LIM domain protein 3 isoform X5 — protein MGRLHTFVVTLRRETRETNWGLRLVGGSDLATPLIVTRVTPGTPAGRDLTRGDIIAKVDDYDARDLRHEDAQNLFKNAKNQIKLVVQRTPSPKPGNAWRGPESLPRSTPLLQPQYSLQQEGEYRTVMLSPDSARNEDVVDESITSQPYRTTPLVLPGAKVRREPGPTESYLRHHPNPAMRAPPHHDYRDTLMRQKVAESVLQRVVGEDANKVVHKQFNSPINLYSEQNIANSIRQQTSPLPSKPYDPAKSDTYRVLQEQGLGDAHEVPTPQTKVFTAPATKQPVPPKISKEASQGKQTTFVNSLHEEHIIQSNAFKRLMYNVLGETEF, from the exons ATGGGGCGTCTGCATACATTCGTTGTGACATTGAGGCGAGAGACCCGGGAGACGAACTGGGGTCTTCGACTCGTGGGTGGATCCGATCTGGCAACACCACTCATCGTTACTCGG GTGACTCCTGGCACACCAGCTGGCCGCGATTTAACTAGAGGTGATATAATCGCGAAGGTTGATGACTACGATGCGAGGGACTTACGACATGAAGACGCGCAGAACCTTTTCAAAAACGccaaaaatcaaataaaacttGTTGTTCAAAG gaCACCCAGCCCAAAGCCTGGTAACGCATGGCGCGGACCAGAGTCTCTTCCTCGCAGTACACCACTCCTACAGCCCCAGTATTCGTTGCAGCAAGAGGGAGAGTACAGAACTGTCATGTTATCTCCCGACTCCGCCAGGAATGAGGATGTTGTTGATGAGTCTATTACAAGCCAG CCATACAGGACCACGCCCCTGGTATTGCCAGGCGCGAAGGTCCGCCGTGAACCTGGACCCACAGAAAGCTATTTGCGACACCATCCCAACCCAGCCATGAGGGCACCACCGCACCACGATTACCGCGACACACTCATGAGGCAGaag GTGGCAGAATCGGTGCTACAGCGAGTTGTTGGTGAAGACGCGAATAAG GTTGTTCACAAGCAATTCAACTCTCCAATCAACTTGTACTCAGAACAGAACATAGCAAACTCTATCAGACAACAAACATCTCCTTTGCC CTCGAAGCCCTACGACCCGGCCAAGTCGGACACGTACCGAGTACTGCAGGAACAAGGTCTGGGGGACGCGCACGAAGTCCCAACACCGCAGACTAAGGTCTTCACGGCACCAGCCACTAAG CAACCGGTGCCACCAAAAATTTCGAAAGAGGCATCACAGGGAAAACAAACGACCTTC GTGAACTCATTACATGAAGAGCACATCATACAATCGAACGCGTTCAAACGTCTCATGTACAATGTTCTCGGGGAAACGGAATTCTAG
- the LOC123706704 gene encoding PDZ and LIM domain protein 3 isoform X1: protein MGRLHTFVVTLRRETRETNWGLRLVGGSDLATPLIVTRVTPGTPAGRDLTRGDIIAKVDDYDARDLRHEDAQNLFKNAKNQIKLVVQRSSSSPQYYSPSPSYMGRVTPSFYYTYEDSEREGPRGAPTHRSPIQNSVPPPFRTPSPKPGNAWRGPESLPRSTPLLQPQYSLQQEGEYRTVMLSPDSARNEDVVDESITSQPYRTTPLVLPGAKVRREPGPTESYLRHHPNPAMRAPPHHDYRDTLMRQKVAESVLQRVVGEDANKVVHKQFNSPINLYSEQNIANSIRQQTSPLPSKPYDPAKSDTYRVLQEQGLGDAHEVPTPQTKVFTAPATKQPVPPKISKEASQGKQTTFVNSLHEEHIIQSNAFKRLMYNVLGETEF from the exons ATGGGGCGTCTGCATACATTCGTTGTGACATTGAGGCGAGAGACCCGGGAGACGAACTGGGGTCTTCGACTCGTGGGTGGATCCGATCTGGCAACACCACTCATCGTTACTCGG GTGACTCCTGGCACACCAGCTGGCCGCGATTTAACTAGAGGTGATATAATCGCGAAGGTTGATGACTACGATGCGAGGGACTTACGACATGAAGACGCGCAGAACCTTTTCAAAAACGccaaaaatcaaataaaacttGTTGTTCAAAG GAGCAGTTCAAGTCCTCAGTACTACAGTCCATCACCAAGTTACATGGGCAGAGTCACACCTTCCTTCTATTACACTTATGA GGACTCGGAGCGTGAAGGGCCAAGAGGCGCGCCTACGCATCGTTCTCCGATACAGAACTCTGTCCCACCACCGTTTAG gaCACCCAGCCCAAAGCCTGGTAACGCATGGCGCGGACCAGAGTCTCTTCCTCGCAGTACACCACTCCTACAGCCCCAGTATTCGTTGCAGCAAGAGGGAGAGTACAGAACTGTCATGTTATCTCCCGACTCCGCCAGGAATGAGGATGTTGTTGATGAGTCTATTACAAGCCAG CCATACAGGACCACGCCCCTGGTATTGCCAGGCGCGAAGGTCCGCCGTGAACCTGGACCCACAGAAAGCTATTTGCGACACCATCCCAACCCAGCCATGAGGGCACCACCGCACCACGATTACCGCGACACACTCATGAGGCAGaag GTGGCAGAATCGGTGCTACAGCGAGTTGTTGGTGAAGACGCGAATAAG GTTGTTCACAAGCAATTCAACTCTCCAATCAACTTGTACTCAGAACAGAACATAGCAAACTCTATCAGACAACAAACATCTCCTTTGCC CTCGAAGCCCTACGACCCGGCCAAGTCGGACACGTACCGAGTACTGCAGGAACAAGGTCTGGGGGACGCGCACGAAGTCCCAACACCGCAGACTAAGGTCTTCACGGCACCAGCCACTAAG CAACCGGTGCCACCAAAAATTTCGAAAGAGGCATCACAGGGAAAACAAACGACCTTC GTGAACTCATTACATGAAGAGCACATCATACAATCGAACGCGTTCAAACGTCTCATGTACAATGTTCTCGGGGAAACGGAATTCTAG
- the LOC123706704 gene encoding LIM domain-binding protein 3 isoform X4 has protein sequence MGRLHTFVVTLRRETRETNWGLRLVGGSDLATPLIVTRVTPGTPAGRDLTRGDIIAKVDDYDARDLRHEDAQNLFKNAKNQIKLVVQRDSEREGPRGAPTHRSPIQNSVPPPFRTPSPKPGNAWRGPESLPRSTPLLQPQYSLQQEGEYRTVMLSPDSARNEDVVDESITSQPYRTTPLVLPGAKVRREPGPTESYLRHHPNPAMRAPPHHDYRDTLMRQKVAESVLQRVVGEDANKVVHKQFNSPINLYSEQNIANSIRQQTSPLPSKPYDPAKSDTYRVLQEQGLGDAHEVPTPQTKVFTAPATKQPVPPKISKEASQGKQTTFVNSLHEEHIIQSNAFKRLMYNVLGETEF, from the exons ATGGGGCGTCTGCATACATTCGTTGTGACATTGAGGCGAGAGACCCGGGAGACGAACTGGGGTCTTCGACTCGTGGGTGGATCCGATCTGGCAACACCACTCATCGTTACTCGG GTGACTCCTGGCACACCAGCTGGCCGCGATTTAACTAGAGGTGATATAATCGCGAAGGTTGATGACTACGATGCGAGGGACTTACGACATGAAGACGCGCAGAACCTTTTCAAAAACGccaaaaatcaaataaaacttGTTGTTCAAAG GGACTCGGAGCGTGAAGGGCCAAGAGGCGCGCCTACGCATCGTTCTCCGATACAGAACTCTGTCCCACCACCGTTTAG gaCACCCAGCCCAAAGCCTGGTAACGCATGGCGCGGACCAGAGTCTCTTCCTCGCAGTACACCACTCCTACAGCCCCAGTATTCGTTGCAGCAAGAGGGAGAGTACAGAACTGTCATGTTATCTCCCGACTCCGCCAGGAATGAGGATGTTGTTGATGAGTCTATTACAAGCCAG CCATACAGGACCACGCCCCTGGTATTGCCAGGCGCGAAGGTCCGCCGTGAACCTGGACCCACAGAAAGCTATTTGCGACACCATCCCAACCCAGCCATGAGGGCACCACCGCACCACGATTACCGCGACACACTCATGAGGCAGaag GTGGCAGAATCGGTGCTACAGCGAGTTGTTGGTGAAGACGCGAATAAG GTTGTTCACAAGCAATTCAACTCTCCAATCAACTTGTACTCAGAACAGAACATAGCAAACTCTATCAGACAACAAACATCTCCTTTGCC CTCGAAGCCCTACGACCCGGCCAAGTCGGACACGTACCGAGTACTGCAGGAACAAGGTCTGGGGGACGCGCACGAAGTCCCAACACCGCAGACTAAGGTCTTCACGGCACCAGCCACTAAG CAACCGGTGCCACCAAAAATTTCGAAAGAGGCATCACAGGGAAAACAAACGACCTTC GTGAACTCATTACATGAAGAGCACATCATACAATCGAACGCGTTCAAACGTCTCATGTACAATGTTCTCGGGGAAACGGAATTCTAG
- the LOC123706704 gene encoding uncharacterized protein LOC123706704 isoform X2, with amino-acid sequence MPMYQRPPFWRVPHQRRDPEDDASNYARKKVTPGTPAGRDLTRGDIIAKVDDYDARDLRHEDAQNLFKNAKNQIKLVVQRSSSSPQYYSPSPSYMGRVTPSFYYTYEDSEREGPRGAPTHRSPIQNSVPPPFRTPSPKPGNAWRGPESLPRSTPLLQPQYSLQQEGEYRTVMLSPDSARNEDVVDESITSQPYRTTPLVLPGAKVRREPGPTESYLRHHPNPAMRAPPHHDYRDTLMRQKVAESVLQRVVGEDANKVVHKQFNSPINLYSEQNIANSIRQQTSPLPSKPYDPAKSDTYRVLQEQGLGDAHEVPTPQTKVFTAPATKQPVPPKISKEASQGKQTTFVNSLHEEHIIQSNAFKRLMYNVLGETEF; translated from the exons ATGCCTATGTATCAACGGCCTCCGTTCTGGCGTGTGCCTCACCAGCGACGCGACCCTGAAGACGATGCCAGTAACTATGCCCGGAAGAAA GTGACTCCTGGCACACCAGCTGGCCGCGATTTAACTAGAGGTGATATAATCGCGAAGGTTGATGACTACGATGCGAGGGACTTACGACATGAAGACGCGCAGAACCTTTTCAAAAACGccaaaaatcaaataaaacttGTTGTTCAAAG GAGCAGTTCAAGTCCTCAGTACTACAGTCCATCACCAAGTTACATGGGCAGAGTCACACCTTCCTTCTATTACACTTATGA GGACTCGGAGCGTGAAGGGCCAAGAGGCGCGCCTACGCATCGTTCTCCGATACAGAACTCTGTCCCACCACCGTTTAG gaCACCCAGCCCAAAGCCTGGTAACGCATGGCGCGGACCAGAGTCTCTTCCTCGCAGTACACCACTCCTACAGCCCCAGTATTCGTTGCAGCAAGAGGGAGAGTACAGAACTGTCATGTTATCTCCCGACTCCGCCAGGAATGAGGATGTTGTTGATGAGTCTATTACAAGCCAG CCATACAGGACCACGCCCCTGGTATTGCCAGGCGCGAAGGTCCGCCGTGAACCTGGACCCACAGAAAGCTATTTGCGACACCATCCCAACCCAGCCATGAGGGCACCACCGCACCACGATTACCGCGACACACTCATGAGGCAGaag GTGGCAGAATCGGTGCTACAGCGAGTTGTTGGTGAAGACGCGAATAAG GTTGTTCACAAGCAATTCAACTCTCCAATCAACTTGTACTCAGAACAGAACATAGCAAACTCTATCAGACAACAAACATCTCCTTTGCC CTCGAAGCCCTACGACCCGGCCAAGTCGGACACGTACCGAGTACTGCAGGAACAAGGTCTGGGGGACGCGCACGAAGTCCCAACACCGCAGACTAAGGTCTTCACGGCACCAGCCACTAAG CAACCGGTGCCACCAAAAATTTCGAAAGAGGCATCACAGGGAAAACAAACGACCTTC GTGAACTCATTACATGAAGAGCACATCATACAATCGAACGCGTTCAAACGTCTCATGTACAATGTTCTCGGGGAAACGGAATTCTAG